One window of Siniperca chuatsi isolate FFG_IHB_CAS linkage group LG15, ASM2008510v1, whole genome shotgun sequence genomic DNA carries:
- the tdrd9 gene encoding ATP-dependent RNA helicase TDRD9 isoform X2, with product MKKVFTAEQISDWFTSGTKFANIKLTEEVAERAFDEPSTKETSSSLSEVPDEGSLKNVKSDGGRFQKPEPTEISLGTAPPPLASYEYPSLPITKNRQELISLVENNSVVIIQGATGSGKTTQLPQYILDHYSDKNALCNIVVTQPRKIGATSIARWVATQRKCTLGSLVGYQVGLEKMATEHTRLIYMTTGVLLQKLVSAKCLTEYSHIFVDEVHERTEEMDFLLLVLRKLLHSNSPYVKIILMSATINCRQFAEYFSTPIRGKMNPAYVFEVEGAPYAIEEFYLDDLHRLFSYKVELPHIDDPHISVEMYNLAISLIQSFDEMEGKDSGKAEKQGGMTSSERGSVLVFLPGIHEISYMQEALAKLVHKRLQVYPLHSTVTLEEQNGVFLFPVPGYRKVILSTNIAESSVTVPDVKYVIDFCLARRLVCDQDTNYQSLRLTWASKTNCNQRRGRAGRVSKGYCYRLITKEFWRNEIPDHMIPEMLLAPLATIMLKVKLLDMGDPRSLLSTALSPPNLGDIVRTVLQLKEMGALSAKSDGRGQNEDGELTFLGKVLAHLPVALYLGKMIVLGHVFGCLDECLIIAASHSLKSFFAIPSMQQLAGHRSKLAFAHGTPSDSIAFVNAFKAWHSSKKKGQLRHPKDELDWGKENFIQIKRIREVAELYEDLKKRVSQFNMHVLENTQPLDYTSAHRQKFILQVVIAGAYYPNYFVQGEIDEDLASRELSGFNPRTTVMVRNLPPYSFLYYKQLQSLFRLCGQVKTISFESSRAYVEFYRTSQDSGVLPEVSLALLLAQQSAPMELSVYPIEQIEICAGNRIITHMKYARVNVDFQSQSVCPVGVVSSTINPDKLPPNRFFVVNITEVVEVGHFWGFQADEASLEKQRLLTAEINKRTLHPVTVSLYPNLLCLAPYSEINDQTLYYRAKILHMRGNTVEVFFLDFGNTAVVACSSLRELPSDLQSHPFQAQEFQVTEMRPSAQSIILGNQWSSRARDRFITLVKGRSLIVALYSILHGVMRVQLLINTETTNTSVVDILVQEGHAVKAEESFDSKQNHDAVMSLYKDMEMGTYVPNAASSSWKDRKKEEKHLIDNLLAHFSKSRQPYSKTKVHLHGPNSPNKINFHSLNNKTYYKSVSSCRIVCIERSSINSLALNENPHYKHQRMLVAGTVSVNSTGTRILLRDTAIMPDIPGLPALVTMLFTPIMELRTNEERTCYTGALCGLGWNSQTQESILPEHDIELAFDVKFDVEDITEINALRVAINRLVCEGPCGTLHLGPDQISHLQEDCQDRLTRLFTKSTTREAVTPVYYEKLEKWNQVDPALKMDIVEPGSGKTTGVLFQLHPVTLLNS from the exons TTCCAGCCTGTCAGAGGTTCCTGATGAGGGCAGcctgaaaaatgtgaaatctgaTGGAGGGCGGTTCCAAAAACCAGAACCTACAGAGA TATCCTTAGGTactgctcctcctccacttgCCAGCTACGAGTACCCCAGCTTGCCCATTACCAAAAACAGGCAGGAG CTGATTTCTCTTGTAGAAAACAACTCTGTAGTGATCATTCAGGGAGCCACAGGCAGTGGCAAGACCACCCAGCTGCCACAGTACATTCTGGACCACTACAGTGACAAAAATGCCTTATGCAACATTGTGGTCACCCAACCACGCAAAATTGGGGCCACCAGTATTGCCCGATGGGTTGCCACACAGCGGAAGTGTACCCTGGGGAGTCTGGTGGGATATCAG GTTGGACTGGAGAAGATGGCTACTGAGCACACCAGGCTAATCTACATGACCACAGGAGTGCTGCTACAAAAACTGGTTTCAGCCAAGTGCCTCACCGAGTACTCCCACATTTTTGTAGATGAG GTTCATGAGCGCACTGAGGAGATGGACTTTCTCCTGCTGGTTTTGAGAAAACTTCTTCATTCCAACTCTCCTTATGTCAAG ATCATCCTTATGTCAGCCACCATTAACTGCAGACAGTTTGCTGAGTACTTCAGCACCCCAATTCGTGGGAAGATGAACCCAGCCTATGTGTTTGAAGTGGAGGGGGCACCCTATGCCATTGAGGAGTTCTATCTGGATGACCTCCACAGACTGTTTTCATACAAG gtTGAGTTGCCTCATATAGATGACCCTCACATTTCAGTGGAGATGTACAATCTTGCCATCAGTCTCATCCAGAGCTTTGATGAGATGGAGGGCAAAGATTCCGG CAAAGCAGAGAAACAAGGTGGCATGACTTCATCAGAGCGGGGCAGTGTACTGGTTTTCCTTCCTGGAATACATGAGATAAGCTACATGCAGGAGGCCTTGGCCAAGCTGGTCCACAAAAG ATTGCAGGTTTATCCTCTCCACTCCACTGTAACTCTGGAGGAGCAGAATGGTGTGTTTCTGTTCCCTGTCCCTGGATACAGGAAG GTCATCCTTTCCACCAACATCGCTGAGAGTTCGGTGACTGTCCCAGATGTCAAATATG tgaTTGACTTTTGTCTGGCCCGTCGCTTGGTCTGTGACCAAGATACCAATTATCAGTCTTTGCGTCTCACCTGGGCATCCAAAACCAACTGCAACCAGCGCCGAG GTAGGGCAGGTCGAGTGTCTAAGGGCTACTGTTACCGTCTTATTACCAAAGAGTTCTGGAGGAACGAAATCCCAGACCACATGATCCCTGAGATGCTA cTTGCCCCATTGGCCACCATCATGCTGAAGGTGAAGCTGCTGGACATGGGAGATCCCCGCTCCCTCCTTTCCACAGCCCTCTCACCCCCCAACCTTGGTGACATAGTGAGGACGGTGCTCCAACTCAAAGAG ATGGGCGCGCTATCTGCGAAAAGTGATGGCAGGGGTCAAAATGAGGACGGCGAGCTAACGTTCCTGGGAAAAGTGCTGGCCCACTTGCCCGTGGCCCTGTACCTGGGGAAGATGATTGTCCTGGGCCACGTCTTTGGCTGCCTGGATGAGTGCCTCATCATAG CTGCCTCGCACTCTCTGAAGAGTTTCTTTGCCATACCATCCATGCAGCAGCTTGCTGGCCACAG GAGCAAGTTGGCCTTTGCCCATGGCACACCAAGTGATTCCATAGCTTTTGTCAATGCCTTCAAG GCATGGCACTCCTCCAAAAAGAAAGGACAGCTGAGACACCCAAAG GACGAGTTGGACTGGGGAAAAGAGAACTTCATTCAGATCAAGAGGATCAGAGAG GTTGCGGAGCTGTATGAGGACCTGAAGAAGCGTGTGTCCCAGTTCAACATGCATGTGCTGGAGAACACTCAACCCTTGGATTACACCAGTGCACACAGGCAAAAGTTCATTCTTCAG gTGGTCATTGCTGGTGCCTACTACCCCAACTACTTTGTCCAGGGGGAAATAGATGAAGACTTGGCCTCTAGAGAGTTGAGTGGCTTCAACCCCAGAACAACAGTGATG GTGAGGAACCTCCCTCCATACAGTTTCCTGTATTACAAGCAGCTGCAGTCTCTGTTCCGCCTGTGTGGACAGGTCAAAACCATTTCCTTTGAGAGCTCCAG AGCATATGTGGAGTTCTACAGGACATCCCAAGACTCGGGGGTGCTGCCTGAGGTGTCCCTTGCCCTCCTCCTGGCACAGCAGAGTGCTCCCATGGAGCTGTCTGTCTACCCCATTGAGCAAATAGAAATTTGTGCTGGGAACAGAATCATAACTCACATGAAATATGCACG GGTGAATGTAGACTTCCAGAGCCAGTCTGTCTGCCCGGTGGGAGTGGTGAGCAGCACCATTAACCCAGACAAGCTACCCCCCAACCGCTTTTTTGTGGTCAACATCACAGAG gtggtggaggtgggtcaTTTCTGGGGCTTTCAGGCAGATGAAGCCAGCTTAGAGAAGCAGCGCCTCCTGACTGCAGAGATAAACAAACGTACGCTGCATCCTGTAACTGTGTCGCTCTATCCCAACCTGCTGTGTCTGGCTCCTTACTCTGAGATCAATGACCAGACCTTGTACTACCGCGCCAAGATCCTGCACATGCGTGGCAacacagtggag GTGTTCTTCTTGGACTTTGGCAACACAGCAGTTGTTGCCTGCAGCAGCCTCAGAGAGCTCCCTTCTGACCTCCAGTCTCACCCATTCCAG GCTCAGGAGTTCCAAGTTACTGAGATGCGTCCTTCAGCCCAGTCCATCATCCTGGGGAACCAGTGGAGCAGCCGAGCCCGCGACCGTTTCATCACACTGGTGAAGGGCCGTTCACTCATTGTGGCCCTGTATTCCATCCTCCATGGTGTCATGCGTGTGCAGCTGCTCATCAACACGGAGACAACAAACACCAGCGTGGTAGACATCTTGGTGCAAGAAGGGCATGCTGTGAAGGCCGAAGAGAGCTTCGATTCCAAG CAAAACCATGATGCAGTGATGTCCCTTTACAAGGACATGGAAATGGGTACATATGTCCCCAACGCTGCCAGCAGCTCCTGGAAAGATCgcaagaaagaggagaaacatCTCATTGACAACCTGCTCGCCCACTTTTCAAAAAGCCGTCAGCCCTACTCCAAGACAAAG GTTCATCTGCATGGACCAAACAGTCCTAATAAGATAAACTTCCACAGCTTGAACAACAAGACCTACTACAA GAGTGTGTCCTCCTGCAGGATAGTGTGTATAGAGAGGAGCAGCATCAACTCCTTGGCCCTGAATGAAAACCCTCACTACAAACATCAGAGGATGCTGGTGGCTGGGACTGTGTCAGTCAACTCCACAG GGACAAGGATTCTACTGAGAGATACTGCCATCATGCCAGACATCCCCGGACTGCCTGCACTCGTTACCATGCTGTTCACCCCCATCATGGAGTTACG CACTAATGAAGAGAGGACATGCTACACTGGTGCCCTCTGTGGCTTGGGTTGGAACAGTCAAACACAGGAGAGCATCCTACCTGAGCACGACATCGAACTCGCCTTCGACGTCAAATTTGATGTTGAAGACATCACTGAG ataAATGCTTTGCGAGTGGCTATAAACCGCCTGGTGTGTGAAGGGCCCTGTGGCACTCTGCATCTGGGGCCTGACCAGATCAGCCACCTGCAGGAGGACTGCCAGGACCGCCTCACAAG ACTGTTCACCAAGTCAACGACAAGGGAAGCTGTCACTCCAGTGTACTACGAGAAACTCGAGAAATGGAACCAG GTGGATCCTGCTCTGAAGATGGATATTGTTGAGCCTGGAAGTGGAAAGACCACAGGTGTTCTCTTCCAGCTGCATCCTGTCACTCTCCTCAACAGCTAA
- the tdrd9 gene encoding ATP-dependent RNA helicase TDRD9 isoform X4, protein MKKVFTAEQISDWFTSGTKFANIKLTEEVAERAFDEPSTKETSSSLSEVPDEGSLKNVKSDGGRFQKPEPTEISLGTAPPPLASYEYPSLPITKNRQELISLVENNSVVIIQGATGSGKTTQLPQYILDHYSDKNALCNIVVTQPRKIGATSIARWVATQRKCTLGSLVGYQVGLEKMATEHTRLIYMTTGVLLQKLVSAKCLTEYSHIFVDEVHERTEEMDFLLLVLRKLLHSNSPYVKIILMSATINCRQFAEYFSTPIRGKMNPAYVFEVEGAPYAIEEFYLDDLHRLFSYKVELPHIDDPHISVEMYNLAISLIQSFDEMEGKDSGKAEKQGGMTSSERGSVLVFLPGIHEISYMQEALAKLVHKRLQVYPLHSTVTLEEQNGVFLFPVPGYRKVILSTNIAESSVTVPDVKYVIDFCLARRLVCDQDTNYQSLRLTWASKTNCNQRRGRAGRVSKGYCYRLITKEFWRNEIPDHMIPEMLLAPLATIMLKVKLLDMGDPRSLLSTALSPPNLGDIVRTVLQLKEMGALSAKSDGRGQNEDGELTFLGKVLAHLPVALYLGKMIVLGHVFGCLDECLIIAASHSLKSFFAIPSMQQLAGHRSKLAFAHGTPSDSIAFVNAFKAWHSSKKKGQLRHPKDELDWGKENFIQIKRIREVAELYEDLKKRVSQFNMHVLENTQPLDYTSAHRQKFILQVVIAGAYYPNYFVQGEIDEDLASRELSGFNPRTTVMVRNLPPYSFLYYKQLQSLFRLCGQVKTISFESSRAYVEFYRTSQDSGVLPEVSLALLLAQQSAPMELSVYPIEQIEICAGNRIITHMKYARVNVDFQSQSVCPVGVVSSTINPDKLPPNRFFVVNITEVVEVGHFWGFQADEASLEKQRLLTAEINKRTLHPVTVSLYPNLLCLAPYSEINDQTLYYRAKILHMRGNTVEVFFLDFGNTAVVACSSLRELPSDLQSHPFQAQEFQVTEMRPSAQSIILGNQWSSRARDRFITLVKGRSLIVALYSILHGVMRVQLLINTETTNTSVVDILVQEGHAVKAEESFDSKQNHDAVMSLYKDMEMGTYVPNAASSSWKDRKKEEKHLIDNLLAHFSKSRQPYSKTKVHLHGPNSPNKINFHSLNNKTYYKIVCIERSSINSLALNENPHYKHQRMLVAGTVSVNSTGTRILLRDTAIMPDIPGLPALVTMLFTPIMELRTNEERTCYTGALCGLGWNSQTQESILPEHDIELAFDVKFDVEDITEINALRVAINRLVCEGPCGTLHLGPDQISHLQEDCQDRLTRLFTKSTTREAVTPVYYEKLEKWNQVDPALKMDIVEPGSGKTTGVLFQLHPVTLLNS, encoded by the exons TTCCAGCCTGTCAGAGGTTCCTGATGAGGGCAGcctgaaaaatgtgaaatctgaTGGAGGGCGGTTCCAAAAACCAGAACCTACAGAGA TATCCTTAGGTactgctcctcctccacttgCCAGCTACGAGTACCCCAGCTTGCCCATTACCAAAAACAGGCAGGAG CTGATTTCTCTTGTAGAAAACAACTCTGTAGTGATCATTCAGGGAGCCACAGGCAGTGGCAAGACCACCCAGCTGCCACAGTACATTCTGGACCACTACAGTGACAAAAATGCCTTATGCAACATTGTGGTCACCCAACCACGCAAAATTGGGGCCACCAGTATTGCCCGATGGGTTGCCACACAGCGGAAGTGTACCCTGGGGAGTCTGGTGGGATATCAG GTTGGACTGGAGAAGATGGCTACTGAGCACACCAGGCTAATCTACATGACCACAGGAGTGCTGCTACAAAAACTGGTTTCAGCCAAGTGCCTCACCGAGTACTCCCACATTTTTGTAGATGAG GTTCATGAGCGCACTGAGGAGATGGACTTTCTCCTGCTGGTTTTGAGAAAACTTCTTCATTCCAACTCTCCTTATGTCAAG ATCATCCTTATGTCAGCCACCATTAACTGCAGACAGTTTGCTGAGTACTTCAGCACCCCAATTCGTGGGAAGATGAACCCAGCCTATGTGTTTGAAGTGGAGGGGGCACCCTATGCCATTGAGGAGTTCTATCTGGATGACCTCCACAGACTGTTTTCATACAAG gtTGAGTTGCCTCATATAGATGACCCTCACATTTCAGTGGAGATGTACAATCTTGCCATCAGTCTCATCCAGAGCTTTGATGAGATGGAGGGCAAAGATTCCGG CAAAGCAGAGAAACAAGGTGGCATGACTTCATCAGAGCGGGGCAGTGTACTGGTTTTCCTTCCTGGAATACATGAGATAAGCTACATGCAGGAGGCCTTGGCCAAGCTGGTCCACAAAAG ATTGCAGGTTTATCCTCTCCACTCCACTGTAACTCTGGAGGAGCAGAATGGTGTGTTTCTGTTCCCTGTCCCTGGATACAGGAAG GTCATCCTTTCCACCAACATCGCTGAGAGTTCGGTGACTGTCCCAGATGTCAAATATG tgaTTGACTTTTGTCTGGCCCGTCGCTTGGTCTGTGACCAAGATACCAATTATCAGTCTTTGCGTCTCACCTGGGCATCCAAAACCAACTGCAACCAGCGCCGAG GTAGGGCAGGTCGAGTGTCTAAGGGCTACTGTTACCGTCTTATTACCAAAGAGTTCTGGAGGAACGAAATCCCAGACCACATGATCCCTGAGATGCTA cTTGCCCCATTGGCCACCATCATGCTGAAGGTGAAGCTGCTGGACATGGGAGATCCCCGCTCCCTCCTTTCCACAGCCCTCTCACCCCCCAACCTTGGTGACATAGTGAGGACGGTGCTCCAACTCAAAGAG ATGGGCGCGCTATCTGCGAAAAGTGATGGCAGGGGTCAAAATGAGGACGGCGAGCTAACGTTCCTGGGAAAAGTGCTGGCCCACTTGCCCGTGGCCCTGTACCTGGGGAAGATGATTGTCCTGGGCCACGTCTTTGGCTGCCTGGATGAGTGCCTCATCATAG CTGCCTCGCACTCTCTGAAGAGTTTCTTTGCCATACCATCCATGCAGCAGCTTGCTGGCCACAG GAGCAAGTTGGCCTTTGCCCATGGCACACCAAGTGATTCCATAGCTTTTGTCAATGCCTTCAAG GCATGGCACTCCTCCAAAAAGAAAGGACAGCTGAGACACCCAAAG GACGAGTTGGACTGGGGAAAAGAGAACTTCATTCAGATCAAGAGGATCAGAGAG GTTGCGGAGCTGTATGAGGACCTGAAGAAGCGTGTGTCCCAGTTCAACATGCATGTGCTGGAGAACACTCAACCCTTGGATTACACCAGTGCACACAGGCAAAAGTTCATTCTTCAG gTGGTCATTGCTGGTGCCTACTACCCCAACTACTTTGTCCAGGGGGAAATAGATGAAGACTTGGCCTCTAGAGAGTTGAGTGGCTTCAACCCCAGAACAACAGTGATG GTGAGGAACCTCCCTCCATACAGTTTCCTGTATTACAAGCAGCTGCAGTCTCTGTTCCGCCTGTGTGGACAGGTCAAAACCATTTCCTTTGAGAGCTCCAG AGCATATGTGGAGTTCTACAGGACATCCCAAGACTCGGGGGTGCTGCCTGAGGTGTCCCTTGCCCTCCTCCTGGCACAGCAGAGTGCTCCCATGGAGCTGTCTGTCTACCCCATTGAGCAAATAGAAATTTGTGCTGGGAACAGAATCATAACTCACATGAAATATGCACG GGTGAATGTAGACTTCCAGAGCCAGTCTGTCTGCCCGGTGGGAGTGGTGAGCAGCACCATTAACCCAGACAAGCTACCCCCCAACCGCTTTTTTGTGGTCAACATCACAGAG gtggtggaggtgggtcaTTTCTGGGGCTTTCAGGCAGATGAAGCCAGCTTAGAGAAGCAGCGCCTCCTGACTGCAGAGATAAACAAACGTACGCTGCATCCTGTAACTGTGTCGCTCTATCCCAACCTGCTGTGTCTGGCTCCTTACTCTGAGATCAATGACCAGACCTTGTACTACCGCGCCAAGATCCTGCACATGCGTGGCAacacagtggag GTGTTCTTCTTGGACTTTGGCAACACAGCAGTTGTTGCCTGCAGCAGCCTCAGAGAGCTCCCTTCTGACCTCCAGTCTCACCCATTCCAG GCTCAGGAGTTCCAAGTTACTGAGATGCGTCCTTCAGCCCAGTCCATCATCCTGGGGAACCAGTGGAGCAGCCGAGCCCGCGACCGTTTCATCACACTGGTGAAGGGCCGTTCACTCATTGTGGCCCTGTATTCCATCCTCCATGGTGTCATGCGTGTGCAGCTGCTCATCAACACGGAGACAACAAACACCAGCGTGGTAGACATCTTGGTGCAAGAAGGGCATGCTGTGAAGGCCGAAGAGAGCTTCGATTCCAAG CAAAACCATGATGCAGTGATGTCCCTTTACAAGGACATGGAAATGGGTACATATGTCCCCAACGCTGCCAGCAGCTCCTGGAAAGATCgcaagaaagaggagaaacatCTCATTGACAACCTGCTCGCCCACTTTTCAAAAAGCCGTCAGCCCTACTCCAAGACAAAG GTTCATCTGCATGGACCAAACAGTCCTAATAAGATAAACTTCCACAGCTTGAACAACAAGACCTACTACAA GATAGTGTGTATAGAGAGGAGCAGCATCAACTCCTTGGCCCTGAATGAAAACCCTCACTACAAACATCAGAGGATGCTGGTGGCTGGGACTGTGTCAGTCAACTCCACAG GGACAAGGATTCTACTGAGAGATACTGCCATCATGCCAGACATCCCCGGACTGCCTGCACTCGTTACCATGCTGTTCACCCCCATCATGGAGTTACG CACTAATGAAGAGAGGACATGCTACACTGGTGCCCTCTGTGGCTTGGGTTGGAACAGTCAAACACAGGAGAGCATCCTACCTGAGCACGACATCGAACTCGCCTTCGACGTCAAATTTGATGTTGAAGACATCACTGAG ataAATGCTTTGCGAGTGGCTATAAACCGCCTGGTGTGTGAAGGGCCCTGTGGCACTCTGCATCTGGGGCCTGACCAGATCAGCCACCTGCAGGAGGACTGCCAGGACCGCCTCACAAG ACTGTTCACCAAGTCAACGACAAGGGAAGCTGTCACTCCAGTGTACTACGAGAAACTCGAGAAATGGAACCAG GTGGATCCTGCTCTGAAGATGGATATTGTTGAGCCTGGAAGTGGAAAGACCACAGGTGTTCTCTTCCAGCTGCATCCTGTCACTCTCCTCAACAGCTAA